A DNA window from Primulina tabacum isolate GXHZ01 chromosome 12, ASM2559414v2, whole genome shotgun sequence contains the following coding sequences:
- the LOC142520084 gene encoding uncharacterized protein LOC142520084 yields the protein MRRNQAIALNRRRILGPTVSNYPYSYFCATFHGVRSQKEEEKPILLHEPRFDFSGINELDDAVCMFREMVRVRPKPSVIEFNKLLTVVGKMTHYYAVLLMFDEMRQLGVLDDFTMNIVINCYCQLNRVDLGVSILGSFFKLGHEPDTITFSTLIKGFFSADKASHAVEIFKKLLREKLCEPNEFTYLAVINGLCKAGHTLMASDLLGMLEKGTCRPDVYSYNTVLDSLSKDKMLDDALRLLYNMIEKGVSPNIVTYNSLIQSLCNFGRWKEVKDLFVDMQCLNIYPDVITFNILVDAFCKEGMIIEAEDLLKSMKKRNISPDIVTYNALIDGYSFRGEMDRARRLFDSLKFKGFKPCIISYSSMLDGYLKKGMVDEAWNVFHEISSKGLGPTTISYTIMLQGLFRAGRFFNEMEAQKVYPDIITYSVMLQSLCKTRQFTQAFWFLQTMEDRGLNPNIVIYSIMIDGLSKGGKPDVARILFNQLHLKGLKPNVVIYNSMIFSLCLEGHVQEAKHMLIDMEKGGCTPNSVTFNVFVQNLLKREELNEAMQLSEEMVRRGFSGNATTVSMLFHKFEECRDSVLLDMMKRLVPRK from the exons ATGAGGAGAAATCAGGCGATTGCTCTGAATCGGAGACGAATTTTAGGTCCGACTGTGAGTAATTATCCATATTCTTATTTTTGTGCTACATTTCATGGTGTAAGATCtcagaaagaagaagaaaaacccATTTTACTACATGAACCGAGATTTGATTTTAGTGGTATAAATGAGCTGGACGATGCTGTGTGCATGTTTCGTGAAATGGTGAGAGTGAGACCGAAGCCTTCTGTTATTGAATTCAACAAGCTATTGACTGTGGTTGGAAAGATGACACACTATTATGCTGTCCTCTTAATGTTTGATGAAATGCGTCAGTTGGGTGTTCTCGATGATTTCACCATGAATATAGTGATTAATTGCTATTGTCAGCTGAATCGAGTAGATTTGGGGGTCTCGATCTTGGGTAGCTTCTTCAAGCTTGGTCATGAACCAGACACAATCACCTTTAGCACTCTCATCAAAGGGTTCTTTTCGGCAGATAAGGCTTCTCATGCGGtggaaatttttaaaaagttattAAGAGAGAAACTATGTGAGCCAAACGAATTCACATATCTAGCCGTGATAAATGGGCTGTGCAAAGCTGGGCACACTCTCATGGCTAGTGATTTGCTCGGTATGTTGGAAAAAGGAACTTGCAGAC CTGATGTCTACTCTTATAACACGGTACTCGATAGTCTCAGTAAAGATAAGATGTTAGATGATGCACTCCGATTATTGTACAATATGATTGAGAAAGGGGTTTCTCCAAATATCGTTACTTACAATTCGTTGATCCAGAGCCTTTGCAATTTTGGCCGATGGAAAGAGGTGAAAGACTTGTTTGTTGACATGCAATGTCTCAACATCTATCCAGATGTGATTACTTTTAACATATTGGTCGATGCGTTTTGCAAGGAAGGAATGATTATCGAGGCAGAGGATTTGTTGAAAAGCATGAAGAAAAGAAATATTTCGCCTGATATTGTCACGTATAATGCCTTGATAGATGGATATTCTTTTCGAGGAGAAATGGATAGAGCACGAAGATTGTTTGATTCCTTGAAATTTAAGGGTTTCAAGCCGTGTATCATTAGCTACAGCAGCATGCTTGATGGATACCTTAAGAAAGGAATGGTGGATGAAGCTTGGAATGTTTTTCATGAAATTTCCTCCAAGGGTTTGGGGCCTACAACAATTTCCTACACCATCATGTTACAAGGATTATTTCGTGCAGGTAGATTTTTCAATGAGATGGAAGCTCAGAAAGTATATCCCGACATAATTACTTATTCTGTTATGTTGCAAAGCTTGTGTAAGACTCGACAATTTACCCAAGCATTTTGGTTTCTGCAAACTATGGAAGATAGAGGTCTCAATCCTAACATAGTCATCTATTCTATCATGATAGATGGATTATCCAAGGGTGGAAAACCTGATGTTGCTAGAATTCTTTTCAACCAACTTCATTTGAAAGGTTTGAAGCCCAATGTTGTGATTTATAACAGCATGATCTTCTCACTTTGCCTAGAGGGACATGTACAAGAGGCAAAACATATGCTGATCGATATGGAAAAAGGTGGTTGTACGCCCAATAGTGTGACATTCAATGTTTTTGTTCAGAACTTGCTAAAAAGAGAAGAACTTAACGAGGCAATGCAGCTCTCTGAAGAAATGGTAAGAAGGGGTTTCTCAGGTAATGCAACAACCGTGTCCATGCTATTTCATAAGTTCGAGGAATGTCGAGATAGTGTTCTGCTGGATATGATGAAAAGGCTTGTTCCAAGAAAATGA
- the LOC142521229 gene encoding uncharacterized protein LOC142521229, giving the protein MEYQSAAKKGKTLISSFFKKRDRQASEDTSIPTVLTMQHQSSESLLFPNIQIPSCSSPRDDHQSSSTFIERDPGKRKQICEYHVNVRDEIRRSYLNMGPYQPDMLEYPGTKFGSQNRRFQKKWFQKFYWLEYSPSTNKAYCFYCFLFLNDVNSSNISALVNEGFDNWKRVNQGKTCAFLDHIGSAASSPHTMCERRAENLMKPSQHIDKVMHAQSKEEKEKNRLRLSTSIVAVRWLALQGCAFRGNDESLSSSNRGNFLELVKAFAKMNIEIDEVVLENAPKNAQYIAPEIQKEILHIMANRVRQMVREEVGDKYFCILVDEARDI; this is encoded by the coding sequence atggaatatcaatctgctgcaaagaaaggaaaaacattGATATCCTCTTTCTTTAAGAAGAGAGATCGTCAAGCTAGTGAAGATACTTCAATTCCTACGGTCCTTACAATGCAACATCAATCCAGTGAAAGTCTTCTATTTCCCAATATCCAAATTCCTTCATGTTCCTCTCCTAGAGACGATCATCAGTCTTCGTCTACTTTTATTGAACGAGATCcaggaaaaagaaaacagatatgtgaatatcatgttaatgtacgagatgagataagacgttcatatctaaatatggggccttatcaaccagatatgttggagtatccaggtacaaaatttggaagccagaatcgtcgttttcagaaaaaatggtttcagaaattttattggttggagtattcgccttcaacaaataaggcatattgtttctattgttttcttttcctgAATGATGTTAATTCATCTAATATCTCGGCATTGGTCAATGAAGGATTTGACAATTGGAAAAGGGTAAACCAAGGAAAAACATGTGCTTTTCTTGACCATATTGGTTCTGCAGCTTCTTCACCTCATACTATGTGTGAgagaagggctgaaaatttgatgaagcCCTCACAACATATTGATAAAGTGATGCATGCACAATCTAAagaggaaaaagagaaaaatcgtCTGCGTTTGAGCACCTCAATTGTAGCTGTTCGTTGGCTAGCACTTCAAGGTTGTGCTTTTAGAGGTAACGATGAATCTCTATCTTCATCTAATCgtggaaattttcttgaattggtGAAGGCTTTTGCAAAAATGAATATAGAAATTGATGAAGTTGTGCTTGAGAATGCTCCAAAAAATGCCCAATATATCGCTCCAGAAATTCAGAAAGAGATTTTACATATTATGGCCAATAGAGTACGACAGATGGTTcgtgaagaagttggagataaATACTTCTGTATTCTTGTTGATGAAGCCCGAGATATCTAA
- the LOC142520082 gene encoding uncharacterized protein LOC142520082, translated as MRLNQATRTGILGKCSSYPTVSEYPFSYFCATFRSVRSHKEIEKEKPRFDFSCIHELDDAVCIFHEMVRVRPKPSVRVFNNLLSVVVKLKHHYAALQMIDEMRHLGGVLIDEYTMNIAINCYCHLNRVDFGFSIFGCLFKLGHEPNIITFNTLIKGFFLADKAFHAVEIFKKLLRDKPCEPDEVTFLTVINGLCKAGQTLMARDFLGTLAKGTCKPHVRTYSKIIDCLSKDKMVDDALQLLNQMIEKEVSPNVVTYNSVIQGLCNFGRWKEVKDLFIDMQGLKIYPDVITFNILVDAFCKKGMIDEAEDMLNSMKKINISPDIVTYTTLIDGYCLQGRIDKARRLFDSLALMCLKPGIVSYNIMLNGYIKKGKVDEALNFFHEISSNGLEPSIVSYNIMLQGLFCGGRYDAGQKLFNDMEALKVYPDIITYSVMLRSLCKTRQFTQAFSFLQTMEDKGLNPDIVIYSIMIDGLCKGEKPDVARILFNQLHLKGLKPDVVIYNIMIGSLCLEGHVQEAKHMLIDMEKGGCTPNSVTFNVFVQNLLKREELNEAMQLSEEMVRRGFSGNATTVSMLFHKFEECRDSVLLDMMKRLVPRK; from the coding sequence ATGAGGCTAAACCAGGCGACTCGGACAGGAATTTTAGGCAAATGCTCCTCGTATCCGACTGTGAGTGAATAtccattttcatatttttgtgcTACATTTCGGAGTGTAAGATCACataaagaaatagaaaaagaaaaacccagattcgattttagttgtaTACATGAGCTGGACGATGCGGTGTGCATCTTTCATGAAATGGTCAGAGTGAGACCGAAACCTTCCGTTCGTGTATTCAACAACCTGTTGAGTGTGGTCGTAAAGTTGAAACACCATTATGCTGCCCTCCAAATGATTGATGAAATGCGTCATTTGGGCGGCGTTCTTATTGATGAATACACTATGAATATCGCGATTAATTGCTATTGCCACTTGAATCGAGTTGATTTTGGGTTCTCAATCTTTGGTTGCTTATTCAAGCTTGGTCATGAACCAAACATAATCACCTTTAACACTCTCATCAAAGGGTTCTTCTTAGCAGATAAGGCTTTTCATGCCGtggaaatttttaaaaagttgTTAAGAGACAAACCATGTGAGCCAGATGAAGTCACGTTCCTAACTGTAATAAATGGGCTGTGCAAAGCTGGGCAAACTCTCATGGCCCGTGATTTTCTCGGTACATTGGCAAAAGGAACTTGCAAACCTCATGTCCGCACTTATAGCAAGATAATTGACTGTCTCAGTAAAGATAAGATGGTAGATGACGCTCTCCAATTGTTGAACCAGATGATTGAGAAAGAGGTTTCACCAAATGTCGTCACTTACAATTCAGTGATCCAGGGCCTTTGCAATTTTGGCCGATGGAAAGAGGTGAAAGACTTGTTTATTGACATGCAAGGTCTCAAAATCTATCCAGATGTGATTACTTTTAATATATTGGTCGATGCATTTTGCAAGAAAGGAATGATCGATGAGGCGGAGGATATGTTGAATAGCAtgaagaaaataaatatttctccTGACATTGTTACGTACACCACCTTGATAGATGGATATTGTTTGCAAGGAAGAATAGATAAAGCACGGAGATTGTTTGATTCCTTGGCTTTAATGTGCCTCAAGCCTGGTATTGTTAGCTACAACATCATGCTCAATGGATACATTAAAAAAGGAAAGGTGGATGAGGCTTTGAACTTTTTTCATGAAATTTCTTCTAATGGATTGGAGCCTTCAATTGTTTCCTACAATATCATGTTGCAAGGATTATTTTGTGGAGGTAGATATGACGCTGGCCAGAAGCTTTTCAATGACATGGAAGCTCTGAAAGTGTATCCAGACATAATTACTTATTCTGTTATGTTGCGAAGCTTGTGTAAGACTCGACAATTTACCCAAGCATTTTCGTTTCTGCAAACTATGGAAGATAAAGGTCTCAATCCTGACATAGTCATCTATTCTATCATGATAGATGGATTATGCAAGGGTGAAAAACCTGATGTTGCTAGAATTCTTTTCAACCAACTTCATTTGAAAGGTTTGAAGCCCGATGTTGTGATTTATAACATCATGATCGGCTCACTTTGCCTAGAGGGACATGTACAAGAGGCAAAACATATGCTGATCGATATGGAAAAAGGTGGTTGTACACCCAATAGTGTGACATTCAATGTTTTTGTTCAGAACTTGCTAAAAAGAGAAGAACTTAACGAGGCAATGCAGCTCTCTGAAGAAATGGTAAGAAGGGGTTTCTCAGGTAATGCAACAACCGTGTCCATGCTATTTCATAAGTTCGAGGAATGTCGAGATAGTGTTCTGCTGGATATGATGAAAAGGCTTGTTCCAAGAAAATGA